In a genomic window of Anoxybacter fermentans:
- a CDS encoding tetratricopeptide repeat protein: MKKKCLLCCFFLLIFAINSMAADDAEIYLKNALQQLHLAENFQGEIITRVYLNDKVFDYRTGIIKDGGRADVNKMHTFWQLKGTERGRKIRAIPWFYLPPDFSLVQHALPTKPISTVSEPLQRIEDDYEIKILEKKDSQAIFELDNGYVIQKVTFDLNRNIITQIQVFNASKRIMATIEYVNWKEYYSGVLLPERIKVFGEEGQLMMELVYLNWKVNQGVDRFANILPAKWNEAVEELKAKILEKPDRDEYHYQLAKLYEEQKFWSNALEELDKALALNPKLEYREAMARVYEKLGQYQEAINEMLIVLEKKETGAGYYFLGNLYTHIDNPLLARQAYEQAVELDSENLIYWERLFWNYRNSSLDDERMMKKAIWAGEKLVKLDPERFQYRIYLGDLYLDSGEFDKAFLQYEKARELKPEKSLPLIKLAQYYEKVGQIELAQDILKDAVKVEEHWWNYLQLGDFYLRQAQIEDALASYQLSLQLNPHNTDLAIKLGRVLWQLGREKDAKKYWYQALQYEEANIYTYIKVGEILLEYNLTKEAEEVFMKAIKRFQLFDTRGSESGLSKAYEKIGLMYLEKDPAYAISSFEKSYAYWPGSIAAQYLGLRELKRGNLDLAIKYWSEANLLDGDNIKPYIYLTVVKGLRGEVVGTENQELSSIYKFLSLEERELLSKFFGYFSTVRALRNEAENTHKEADDAFRNGMHDFLRGNLLDAVVEFKRAVEIDKQFKKGHFFLGIVLSLLNRPDEAEKHFKIIQNYYAGSNAARASGELNQIVQKLFWKVKIL; this comes from the coding sequence GTGAAAAAAAAATGCCTCCTTTGCTGTTTTTTTCTCCTTATCTTTGCTATTAATTCCATGGCAGCTGATGATGCAGAAATTTATTTAAAGAATGCTTTACAACAATTGCATTTAGCGGAAAATTTTCAAGGTGAGATTATAACCAGAGTTTATCTTAATGATAAAGTTTTTGACTATCGAACCGGGATTATAAAAGATGGCGGACGGGCTGATGTTAATAAGATGCACACATTTTGGCAGTTAAAAGGGACAGAAAGAGGACGAAAAATCAGGGCTATTCCCTGGTTTTATCTACCACCGGATTTTTCCCTTGTTCAACATGCCCTGCCCACTAAGCCTATCTCTACAGTAAGTGAGCCATTACAACGGATTGAAGATGATTATGAGATAAAAATTTTAGAGAAAAAGGATAGTCAAGCAATTTTTGAATTGGATAATGGATATGTGATTCAGAAAGTTACTTTTGATTTGAATAGAAATATTATTACCCAAATTCAGGTCTTCAATGCTTCAAAAAGAATAATGGCTACTATTGAATATGTTAATTGGAAAGAGTATTATTCAGGTGTATTATTACCGGAAAGAATTAAAGTTTTTGGGGAAGAAGGCCAACTGATGATGGAGCTAGTTTATCTTAACTGGAAGGTAAACCAGGGTGTAGATAGGTTTGCCAATATTTTGCCTGCTAAATGGAATGAAGCTGTGGAAGAACTGAAAGCGAAAATTTTAGAAAAACCGGACCGTGATGAATACCACTATCAGTTGGCAAAATTATATGAAGAACAGAAGTTCTGGAGTAATGCGTTAGAAGAGCTGGATAAAGCTTTAGCTTTAAATCCGAAATTGGAATATCGAGAAGCTATGGCCAGGGTTTATGAAAAGCTGGGTCAATATCAGGAAGCTATTAATGAGATGCTTATTGTGCTTGAGAAAAAAGAGACCGGTGCCGGTTATTACTTCCTGGGCAATCTATATACCCATATTGATAATCCATTGTTAGCCCGCCAGGCATATGAACAGGCGGTTGAATTGGATAGTGAAAATCTTATCTATTGGGAGCGATTATTCTGGAATTATCGGAATAGTAGTCTGGATGATGAAAGGATGATGAAAAAAGCAATCTGGGCCGGGGAAAAACTGGTCAAGTTAGATCCCGAACGTTTTCAATACCGGATTTATTTGGGTGACTTATATCTGGATAGTGGTGAATTTGATAAGGCTTTCCTGCAGTATGAAAAAGCCCGGGAACTTAAACCGGAAAAAAGTTTGCCTTTGATTAAATTGGCCCAGTACTATGAAAAAGTAGGACAAATAGAGTTGGCTCAGGATATTTTAAAAGATGCAGTCAAAGTAGAAGAACACTGGTGGAACTATTTGCAGTTGGGCGATTTTTATCTACGTCAGGCACAGATTGAAGATGCACTGGCTTCTTATCAGCTGTCGTTACAGTTAAATCCCCATAATACGGATCTGGCTATTAAACTGGGTAGAGTTCTCTGGCAGTTAGGACGGGAAAAAGATGCTAAAAAGTATTGGTATCAAGCTCTACAGTATGAAGAAGCCAATATCTATACATATATTAAAGTTGGAGAAATTCTTTTAGAGTATAATCTGACAAAAGAGGCAGAAGAAGTCTTTATGAAGGCTATTAAACGTTTTCAATTATTTGATACCCGGGGTAGCGAATCTGGACTTTCAAAGGCTTACGAAAAGATTGGGCTTATGTATCTTGAAAAAGACCCGGCATATGCTATCAGTTCTTTTGAAAAGTCATATGCTTATTGGCCCGGAAGTATTGCGGCTCAATACCTGGGTTTACGGGAATTAAAACGGGGAAATCTGGATCTTGCAATCAAATATTGGAGTGAAGCAAATTTACTGGATGGTGACAATATCAAACCGTATATTTATCTGACGGTGGTTAAAGGCTTAAGAGGTGAAGTAGTGGGAACTGAGAATCAGGAGTTAAGCTCAATATATAAGTTTTTAAGTTTAGAAGAAAGAGAGTTATTGAGCAAATTTTTTGGGTATTTTTCAACAGTACGTGCTCTGAGAAATGAAGCAGAAAATACTCACAAAGAAGCAGATGATGCTTTCCGTAACGGAATGCATGATTTTTTACGTGGAAATTTACTTGATGCAGTGGTAGAGTTTAAACGTGCAGTTGAAATAGATAAACAGTTTAAAAAAGGGCATTTTTTCCTGGGAATTGTTTTATCTCTTCTAAATCGGCCGGATGAAGCAGAGAAACATTTTAAGATTATCCAGAATTATTATGCTGGTAGTAATGCTGCCCGGGCTTCGGGGGAACTGAATCAGATTGTTCAAAAACTTTTCTGGAAAGTTAAAATTTTATAA
- a CDS encoding amidohydrolase, which yields MKAIVNGKVYTMAGAVLDQGTILIKDGKITAVGENIDIPSDAEIIDAKGKIVTPGFIDAHTHLGIGEEGIRWEGADYNEISNPVTPHLRAIDAINPEDEGFKDAVKGGITTVMTGPGSANVIGGENLVMKTYGRTVDEMVLRNPAGLKGAFGENPKRVYGTRMVPQSPVTRMATAALMRKALVDAQNYLNKLEQAEKEGKKPERDLEKENLVRLLKKEIPLRAHAHRADDILTILRIAKEFDIEVTLEHCTEGHKIADIIAEAGVPAIVGPSLTSRAKYELKDRTFETPGILAKAGVKVALMTDHPVIPVHYLPICAGLAVRHGMPEMEALKAITINAAEILGVADRVGSIEVGKDADIVIFDGHPLETMTKVVKVFINGEEVYSG from the coding sequence ATGAAAGCCATAGTGAACGGAAAAGTTTATACAATGGCAGGAGCAGTGTTGGACCAGGGTACTATCCTGATAAAGGATGGAAAAATTACAGCAGTAGGTGAAAATATTGATATCCCGTCTGACGCTGAAATTATTGATGCCAAAGGTAAAATTGTTACCCCCGGATTTATTGATGCTCATACCCATTTAGGGATTGGAGAAGAGGGGATCCGTTGGGAAGGTGCTGATTATAATGAAATTTCCAATCCGGTAACTCCTCATTTGCGGGCTATTGATGCTATTAATCCTGAAGATGAGGGCTTTAAAGATGCAGTCAAAGGTGGAATAACAACAGTTATGACTGGCCCTGGTAGTGCTAATGTTATAGGTGGAGAAAATCTGGTTATGAAAACCTATGGTCGAACTGTAGATGAGATGGTTCTCCGCAATCCTGCGGGGTTAAAAGGTGCTTTTGGTGAAAATCCCAAACGGGTTTATGGAACCAGAATGGTACCTCAGTCTCCAGTAACCCGGATGGCAACAGCTGCACTGATGCGGAAAGCTCTGGTTGATGCCCAAAATTACTTAAATAAATTGGAGCAGGCTGAAAAAGAGGGTAAAAAACCTGAGAGAGACCTGGAGAAAGAAAATCTGGTCCGTCTTCTAAAAAAAGAAATTCCTCTCCGTGCCCATGCCCATCGTGCAGATGATATTTTAACAATTTTGCGGATTGCAAAAGAGTTCGATATTGAAGTTACTTTAGAGCACTGTACTGAAGGACATAAGATTGCGGATATCATTGCTGAAGCGGGTGTACCTGCAATTGTTGGTCCATCCTTGACCTCAAGGGCCAAATATGAATTAAAGGATCGGACCTTTGAAACTCCCGGTATTCTGGCTAAAGCTGGTGTAAAAGTGGCTTTGATGACTGACCATCCTGTAATTCCTGTGCATTATCTGCCTATTTGTGCAGGATTAGCAGTTCGTCATGGTATGCCAGAAATGGAAGCTTTAAAAGCTATCACTATCAATGCTGCTGAAATTCTGGGTGTAGCTGATAGGGTAGGTAGTATAGAGGTTGGTAAAGATGCGGATATTGTCATTTTTGACGGGCATCCATTAGAGACCATGACTAAAGTTGTGAAGGTATTTATTAATGGCGAAGAGGTATATAGTGGTTAA
- a CDS encoding phosphodiester glycosidase family protein, whose product MLNRWVYITGFLMIIFLFFSVPAFADTVEEEIKAFLKTVEITPKRDVVEIQLVFDRNIEFSDFTINNPPRFVIDIKDGRYSHWYRQFTQKDPLLKELRIFHNRNGLRIVAELKYIGPWYGIFWDEKSKTLKMTIHRLFMKKKYTLLAPGIKYFQIRKGLFDGPVMIQALEVEVAPFVEGRKVLEEIGAIVPGPKITLKTAFKKGGLRGFMKVSDLVKQEQAFAGINGGYFAPDGHPLGLLIKDGKLVSAPIYNRTAWGIDKDGRMLMDRVSFKAEVIIKGENYELSGFNRSRYSDELVLYSSTYGLTTGTNQWGIEAVIKNGQVTAINRGNSVIPADGWVLSAHGIYKPLLEKLKVGDKVEINLKLSPDWLKEGIVEAIGGGPRLVEDGIVKISGKEEKFLPDILKGRAPRTAIGITPENNLLMVVVDGRSEYSIGMTLRELAELMISIGASQAMNLDGGKSSTMVIRGRVFNLPSSGEIPVHNSLIIKLD is encoded by the coding sequence ATGTTAAACCGCTGGGTATATATTACAGGGTTTTTGATGATAATTTTTTTGTTTTTTTCAGTGCCAGCTTTTGCAGATACAGTAGAAGAAGAGATAAAAGCTTTTCTTAAGACTGTAGAAATTACTCCTAAAAGAGATGTAGTTGAGATTCAGCTGGTTTTTGACAGGAATATTGAGTTTAGTGATTTTACCATTAACAATCCACCACGGTTTGTGATCGATATTAAGGATGGGCGTTATAGTCACTGGTATAGGCAGTTTACACAAAAAGATCCTCTGTTAAAAGAGTTGAGAATTTTCCATAACCGGAATGGGTTGCGAATTGTTGCAGAATTGAAGTATATAGGACCCTGGTATGGGATTTTCTGGGATGAAAAGAGCAAAACTTTAAAAATGACTATCCACCGTCTTTTTATGAAAAAAAAGTACACACTTTTGGCTCCCGGGATTAAATATTTTCAAATAAGAAAAGGACTTTTTGATGGCCCGGTGATGATTCAGGCCCTGGAAGTTGAAGTGGCACCTTTTGTTGAGGGAAGAAAGGTTTTAGAAGAAATTGGAGCTATTGTTCCTGGCCCGAAAATAACACTGAAAACTGCCTTTAAAAAAGGCGGTTTAAGGGGATTTATGAAAGTAAGTGACCTTGTAAAACAGGAGCAGGCATTTGCTGGAATCAATGGAGGGTACTTTGCTCCTGACGGCCACCCTTTGGGTTTGTTAATCAAAGACGGAAAGCTGGTAAGTGCTCCTATTTATAATAGAACAGCCTGGGGGATAGATAAAGATGGGCGAATGTTGATGGATAGGGTTTCATTTAAAGCTGAGGTGATAATTAAAGGGGAAAATTATGAACTTTCAGGCTTTAATAGGTCCAGATATTCCGATGAATTGGTTCTTTACTCATCGACCTATGGTTTAACTACTGGTACCAACCAGTGGGGGATTGAAGCTGTAATTAAAAATGGACAGGTAACGGCCATCAATCGGGGTAACAGTGTTATTCCTGCCGATGGATGGGTTCTTTCAGCCCATGGTATTTATAAACCTTTGTTGGAAAAACTGAAGGTCGGGGATAAGGTTGAAATAAACCTTAAATTAAGTCCCGATTGGCTTAAGGAAGGTATTGTGGAAGCTATAGGTGGAGGACCCAGATTGGTAGAGGATGGTATAGTTAAAATTAGCGGTAAAGAAGAGAAGTTTCTGCCCGATATCCTTAAAGGAAGGGCACCGCGTACCGCTATTGGTATTACTCCCGAAAACAATCTGCTAATGGTGGTAGTCGATGGCCGTTCAGAATATAGTATTGGTATGACTTTGAGGGAATTGGCCGAACTTATGATTTCAATAGGAGCCAGTCAGGCTATGAATCTGGATGGTGGTAAATCTTCCACAATGGTAATTAGAGGTAGAGTTTTTAACTTACCTTCCAGTGGAGAGATTCCTGTGCACAATAGTTTAATCATTAAGCTGGACTAA
- a CDS encoding DUF2007 domain-containing protein — protein sequence MESNQKWICIYTSDSFFEVNLLRSLLESKGIAVSICAPPSTLLHDYLHDKNELIRVFIPAAQLEEGQRYTEKLIQYQNARNKC from the coding sequence ATGGAAAGTAATCAAAAATGGATCTGTATCTATACATCTGATTCCTTTTTTGAGGTCAACCTGCTCCGTTCTCTTTTAGAAAGTAAAGGAATAGCTGTAAGCATCTGTGCTCCTCCATCTACCTTACTTCACGATTATCTTCATGACAAAAATGAACTAATCAGGGTTTTCATTCCAGCAGCTCAACTTGAGGAAGGCCAACGCTATACTGAAAAATTGATACAGTACCAGAATGCTAGAAATAAATGTTAA
- the tsaE gene encoding tRNA (adenosine(37)-N6)-threonylcarbamoyltransferase complex ATPase subunit type 1 TsaE, which produces MFLYTTNSPEETVDFGKKLGKLIEPGMVILLIGDLGAGKTCLAGGILKALGVEDYVTSPTYTLVNEYWGSLPVAHFDLYRLDEPDQLFDIGFEEYLDGERVVLIEWPERANGYLPPTHLKVELTGEGERRNISLVPVGAKYRDLCERMKDFVGAGD; this is translated from the coding sequence ATGTTTTTGTATACCACTAATTCTCCTGAAGAAACGGTTGACTTTGGTAAAAAACTGGGCAAACTTATTGAACCCGGAATGGTAATTTTGCTTATAGGTGATTTGGGGGCTGGCAAGACCTGTTTAGCAGGGGGGATTTTAAAGGCCCTGGGTGTAGAGGATTATGTAACAAGTCCCACCTATACTCTGGTTAATGAATATTGGGGAAGTTTGCCTGTTGCTCATTTTGATCTTTATCGCCTGGATGAACCTGATCAGCTTTTTGATATTGGCTTTGAGGAATATCTGGACGGTGAACGGGTAGTATTAATAGAATGGCCGGAAAGGGCCAATGGATATCTTCCTCCTACTCATTTAAAGGTTGAGCTCACCGGCGAAGGAGAGCGGAGAAATATTAGTCTGGTTCCTGTTGGTGCGAAATATAGAGACTTATGTGAGAGGATGAAGGACTTTGTTGGTGCTGGGGATTGA
- the tsaB gene encoding tRNA (adenosine(37)-N6)-threonylcarbamoyltransferase complex dimerization subunit type 1 TsaB, with amino-acid sequence MLGIDTSTKVGGLGLYDSEKGLIGENNLTLERTHSERLMPMLEMLLKAADLTVQDLDGFAVTLGPGSFTGIRIGVTTAKTLAQITEKPIVGVSTLEVTAFNLVMTPGLICPIFDARNRRVYTARFYGNQGGLERITEDASCTIDQLVDELKDEKGPIYFVGDAVSLYKDMLRSELRERVLFPPYSLQLPRGGTVAELGYQALNRGKKDDLFALTPNYLKPSQAEINWQKKYGKQVK; translated from the coding sequence GTGCTGGGGATTGATACATCTACCAAAGTAGGCGGACTGGGATTGTATGACAGTGAGAAAGGTTTAATTGGTGAGAATAATCTTACCTTAGAACGAACCCATTCTGAAAGGTTAATGCCGATGTTGGAGATGCTGCTTAAAGCAGCCGATTTAACAGTCCAGGATCTGGATGGTTTTGCCGTGACTCTGGGCCCCGGTTCATTTACCGGAATCAGGATTGGGGTGACAACAGCCAAAACCCTGGCTCAGATAACGGAAAAACCGATTGTTGGGGTATCGACACTGGAAGTTACGGCTTTTAATCTGGTAATGACTCCCGGATTAATCTGTCCTATTTTTGATGCCCGGAATCGCCGGGTTTATACTGCCAGATTCTACGGGAATCAGGGTGGGTTGGAACGTATAACTGAAGATGCAAGCTGTACTATTGATCAGTTGGTAGATGAGTTAAAAGATGAAAAAGGCCCAATTTATTTTGTTGGAGATGCAGTCTCATTATATAAAGATATGTTACGGTCTGAACTAAGAGAGAGAGTTCTTTTTCCACCTTATTCTCTCCAATTGCCAAGAGGAGGAACAGTTGCTGAATTGGGGTATCAGGCACTGAACAGAGGTAAAAAGGACGATTTATTTGCACTGACACCCAATTATTTAAAACCATCTCAGGCTGAGATAAACTGGCAGAAAAAATATGGGAAGCAGGTGAAGTAG
- the rimI gene encoding ribosomal protein S18-alanine N-acetyltransferase yields the protein MNRNDLDQILAIERSSFSNPWSKQTFEAEISGENKFAYYLVARCKDEVVGYLGAWFILSEVHITNIAVKPSHRRRGIAKKLINFLITQAKERGVTAVTLEVRVSNYPAQKLYRKLGFKEVGVRPKYYQDNNEDALIMWKVLTKKKD from the coding sequence ATGAACCGAAATGACCTGGATCAGATTTTAGCCATTGAGAGAAGTTCTTTTTCTAATCCCTGGTCTAAGCAGACTTTTGAGGCGGAGATCAGCGGTGAAAATAAATTTGCTTATTATCTGGTGGCAAGATGTAAGGATGAAGTAGTTGGTTATTTAGGAGCATGGTTTATTTTATCAGAAGTTCATATAACCAATATAGCAGTTAAACCGTCCCATAGAAGACGGGGAATTGCTAAAAAGCTGATTAACTTTTTAATAACCCAGGCTAAAGAACGTGGAGTAACTGCAGTTACTCTGGAAGTCAGAGTGAGTAATTACCCGGCTCAAAAACTATATCGGAAACTGGGTTTTAAAGAGGTTGGAGTGCGCCCCAAATATTATCAGGATAATAATGAAGATGCCTTGATTATGTGGAAAGTACTTACAAAAAAGAAGGATTAA
- the tsaD gene encoding tRNA (adenosine(37)-N6)-threonylcarbamoyltransferase complex transferase subunit TsaD translates to MKEDVYILGIETSCDETSAAVVKNGRKILSNVIASQVDWHQKFGGVVPEIASRKHVELINPVIKEAIEKAGIEWSDLDGVAVTYGPGLVGGLLVGISAAKAIAMALDIPLIPVNHLAGHIYANFLTGEKIEPPVVCLTVSGGHTDLLYFNDLSSYQILGRTRDDAAGEAFDKIARVLKLGYPGGPRIEKIAREGNEFAVDLPRPLADQDDYDFSFSGLKTAVLNYINQLKQKNQEVPIADLAASFQRAVIDILITKILKAVEEKRVKNVILSGGVAANGRFRELLKEKLNSMGVGLYYPPPILCTDNGAMIASVGYFLLKKGEVCGMDLNAVPNLRL, encoded by the coding sequence ATGAAAGAAGATGTCTATATTTTAGGGATAGAGACCAGCTGTGATGAAACGTCAGCAGCGGTGGTTAAAAATGGTCGTAAAATTCTTTCTAATGTTATTGCTTCTCAGGTAGATTGGCATCAGAAGTTTGGGGGGGTTGTACCAGAGATTGCTTCCCGTAAACATGTGGAATTAATAAATCCTGTCATAAAGGAGGCTATAGAAAAGGCAGGAATTGAATGGTCAGATTTGGACGGTGTGGCAGTTACATATGGTCCGGGTTTGGTTGGAGGGCTTTTAGTAGGAATCTCTGCTGCCAAGGCTATAGCTATGGCACTGGATATTCCTTTGATTCCGGTTAATCATCTGGCCGGTCATATTTATGCTAACTTTTTGACCGGAGAGAAAATTGAACCACCTGTTGTTTGCTTAACTGTTTCGGGAGGCCATACTGACCTTCTTTATTTCAATGATTTGAGTAGTTATCAGATTCTGGGAAGGACCCGGGATGATGCTGCTGGAGAAGCCTTTGATAAAATTGCCCGGGTTTTGAAACTGGGTTATCCCGGCGGTCCCAGAATTGAAAAGATAGCCAGAGAGGGAAATGAATTTGCTGTAGATTTACCCAGGCCGCTGGCTGATCAGGATGACTATGATTTTAGTTTTAGTGGTTTAAAGACAGCAGTTTTAAACTATATCAATCAACTTAAACAGAAAAATCAAGAAGTTCCTATAGCTGATCTGGCTGCTTCTTTTCAAAGAGCGGTGATTGATATTCTTATTACCAAAATCCTAAAGGCTGTAGAAGAAAAACGTGTTAAAAATGTAATTCTTTCCGGTGGAGTGGCAGCCAACGGAAGATTTAGAGAACTCTTGAAAGAAAAGTTGAACTCTATGGGTGTTGGATTATATTATCCACCGCCTATTCTCTGTACAGATAATGGAGCCATGATTGCATCAGTAGGTTATTTTCTTCTTAAAAAAGGTGAAGTTTGTGGAATGGATTTGAATGCTGTCCCCAATTTACGCTTATAA
- a CDS encoding DUF512 domain-containing protein — translation MGFSKEQLILYTAQENNILPLTSACNLKCIFCSHRQNPEGVQVYGIGHRSLDEIDLILEFIDRNRKIVIGESVTRIIEGEPFLHPEIEAVLRRIREKFPATPIQITTNGTLLTDEILDLLEELGKIELYISLNSVTARGRKLLMGEEGDLVLQAIPQLKKRQIPFHGSIVAMPWIVGWDDIEKTISYLDLHHAETIRIFMPGFTKKAPEELKFGPDLPERLVKWVYQLRKKYKTPLIVEPPFLTNLKAEVDGVIRNSPAEKAGFKIGDEILMIGGVQPFSRVGAFHTLTKCRCEKVIIKRDGRKIPIIIEKKQGESPGVVFSYDLHPGLYDEILKKILRYRARRSLLMVSTLAAPLIRLLIGRLKENLESVQVEMVMVPNRFFGGSIMAGGLLVIQDFIDRWEQLSDHDYDLVIIPGIFLDPWGVDLVGRKLSELEERIGIQIEVVEI, via the coding sequence ATGGGCTTTTCTAAGGAACAGTTGATTTTATATACGGCACAGGAGAATAATATCTTACCCCTGACATCGGCCTGTAATCTTAAATGTATTTTTTGTAGCCACCGCCAGAATCCTGAAGGTGTACAGGTGTACGGTATCGGTCATCGGAGTTTAGATGAGATTGATTTAATTCTGGAGTTTATTGATAGAAATCGTAAAATTGTCATTGGTGAATCGGTAACCAGGATTATTGAGGGTGAACCTTTTTTGCATCCGGAGATTGAGGCAGTATTAAGGAGAATTCGGGAGAAATTTCCTGCTACCCCTATACAGATTACCACTAACGGTACACTTTTAACAGATGAAATTTTAGATTTGTTAGAGGAACTTGGAAAGATTGAGCTATATATTTCACTAAACAGTGTTACTGCCCGGGGAAGAAAGCTATTGATGGGAGAAGAGGGAGATTTGGTTCTTCAGGCTATTCCCCAACTTAAAAAGAGGCAAATTCCTTTTCATGGTAGCATTGTAGCTATGCCCTGGATTGTAGGTTGGGATGATATAGAAAAGACTATCAGTTATCTGGATTTGCATCATGCAGAAACAATCCGGATTTTTATGCCAGGGTTTACGAAAAAGGCACCGGAGGAGCTAAAGTTTGGCCCGGATTTACCGGAACGTTTGGTAAAATGGGTATATCAACTCCGGAAAAAGTATAAGACACCTTTGATTGTAGAACCTCCATTTCTTACAAATCTAAAGGCAGAAGTAGATGGTGTAATTCGGAATTCTCCAGCAGAAAAAGCAGGGTTTAAGATAGGAGATGAGATTTTAATGATTGGAGGAGTTCAACCATTTTCACGAGTAGGAGCTTTTCATACCCTTACAAAATGCAGATGTGAAAAAGTTATAATTAAGCGGGATGGCAGGAAGATACCTATAATCATTGAAAAAAAACAAGGGGAAAGCCCAGGGGTGGTTTTTTCCTATGATCTTCATCCTGGTTTATATGATGAGATTTTAAAAAAAATCCTCCGTTATCGGGCCAGGCGTTCTCTGTTGATGGTATCAACTCTGGCAGCACCATTAATTCGGCTTCTTATTGGGAGATTAAAAGAAAATTTAGAGTCTGTTCAAGTTGAGATGGTGATGGTGCCAAATCGTTTTTTTGGTGGCTCTATTATGGCTGGGGGGTTATTGGTAATACAGGATTTTATCGATCGATGGGAACAGTTATCTGATCACGATTATGATTTAGTTATAATTCCTGGAATTTTTCTGGACCCCTGGGGGGTTGATCTTGTAGGGAGAAAATTAAGTGAGTTGGAAGAAAGGATAGGGATTCAAATTGAGGTGGTAGAGATTTAG
- the groES gene encoding co-chaperone GroES, whose translation MNIKPLGDRVVLKPIERVEKTKSGIVLPDTAKEKPMEGEVIAVGEGRLLDNGTKVAPTVKTGDRVIYAKYAGTEVKIDDQEYLIISEKDILAIVE comes from the coding sequence ATGAACATCAAACCTTTAGGTGACAGAGTGGTTTTAAAACCAATTGAGCGTGTAGAAAAGACCAAAAGCGGTATAGTTCTGCCTGATACTGCAAAAGAAAAGCCAATGGAAGGCGAAGTTATTGCAGTAGGCGAAGGCCGTTTACTGGATAATGGTACCAAGGTTGCTCCAACTGTAAAAACTGGTGATCGCGTAATCTATGCTAAGTATGCAGGTACAGAAGTAAAAATTGATGATCAAGAATATTTGATTATTAGTGAGAAAGATATTCTGGCAATTGTTGAATAA